One genomic segment of Roseovarius carneus includes these proteins:
- a CDS encoding 2-hydroxyacid dehydrogenase, whose product MLNILFAARPARWPDYEEPLRTALSNAGIEADLATDITPGEVDYIVYAPNSWLQDFAPYTRCKAVLSLWAGVEGIVGNTTLTLPLARMVDHGLTQGMVEWVVGHTLRHHLGMDLHIHGQDGIWRDYAPPLARDRKVSVLGLGALGAACAEALRGLGFDVTGWSRSPKDVPGIRCLHGEEGLKEALTGAEGLVLLLPATPATDNVINAERLALVAPGAFVINPGRGPLIDDAALLGALDTGQIGHATLDVFRQEPLPKDHLYWAHPNVTVTPHIASETRPVTASEVIVENIRRGEAGEPFLHLVDRAQGY is encoded by the coding sequence ATGCTCAACATTCTCTTTGCCGCCCGCCCTGCCCGCTGGCCCGACTACGAGGAGCCCTTGCGCACGGCCCTCTCCAACGCCGGGATCGAGGCAGATCTGGCCACGGATATCACGCCGGGAGAGGTGGATTACATCGTCTACGCCCCCAATTCCTGGCTTCAGGATTTCGCACCCTACACGCGCTGCAAGGCGGTTCTGAGCCTCTGGGCCGGGGTGGAGGGGATCGTGGGCAACACGACGCTGACACTGCCGCTGGCGCGGATGGTGGATCATGGGCTGACCCAAGGCATGGTTGAATGGGTCGTGGGCCACACGCTGCGCCACCATCTCGGGATGGACCTCCATATACACGGGCAAGACGGGATCTGGCGTGATTATGCGCCGCCCTTGGCACGGGACCGCAAGGTGAGTGTTCTGGGCCTCGGGGCTTTGGGGGCCGCCTGCGCAGAGGCCTTGCGCGGCCTTGGATTTGACGTGACCGGCTGGAGCCGCTCTCCGAAGGACGTGCCCGGCATCCGCTGCCTACATGGCGAAGAGGGTCTGAAAGAGGCGCTGACCGGGGCGGAGGGCCTCGTGCTGCTTTTGCCCGCCACGCCTGCAACGGACAATGTGATCAACGCAGAACGCCTTGCTCTGGTGGCCCCCGGCGCGTTTGTGATCAACCCCGGACGTGGCCCGCTGATTGATGATGCGGCGCTTCTGGGCGCGCTTGATACCGGGCAGATAGGCCATGCTACGCTTGATGTTTTCCGGCAGGAGCCGTTGCCGAAGGACCACCTCTACTGGGCGCACCCAAACGTCACCGTCACCCCACATATCGCATCCGAGACCCGCCCCGTCACCGCGTCTGAAGTTATTGTCGAGAACATCCGGCGCGGCGAGGCGGGAGAGCCGTTCCTGCATCTCGTGGACCGCGCGCAGGGGTATTAA
- the rodA gene encoding rod shape-determining protein RodA, translating into MSYLEYTVKTTPSGLRKILYLNWPLALLLTAVAGVGFLMLYSVADGSFQPWGEAQMKRFGLGFALMIFVAMIPIYFWRNVALLAYLVALALLVAVEFFGAVGMGAQRWIDLGFIRLQPSELMKITLVMVLAAYYDWLSLARTSKPAFVLIPVALIMMPVFLVLKQPDLGTSILLLVAGAIMMFLAGVHWAYFAAVLAAGIGLITAVFQSRGTDWQLLADYQYRRIDTFLDPSTDPLGAGYHITQSKIALGSGGWTGRGFMQGTQSRLNFLPEKHTDFIFTTLAEEFGFLGAISLLALYGLIIVFCVASAMANRDRFSSLMILGVAATFFLFFAVNISMVMGLAPVVGVPLPLVSYGGSAMLILMIGFGLVQSAHVHRPR; encoded by the coding sequence ATGAGTTATCTTGAATATACCGTCAAAACGACGCCTTCGGGCTTGCGCAAAATCCTCTACCTCAACTGGCCACTGGCCCTGCTCTTGACTGCAGTGGCGGGCGTTGGTTTTTTGATGCTTTACTCGGTGGCGGACGGCTCGTTCCAGCCATGGGGCGAGGCGCAGATGAAACGGTTCGGCCTCGGCTTTGCCTTGATGATTTTCGTCGCGATGATCCCGATATATTTCTGGCGCAACGTGGCCCTGCTGGCCTATCTCGTGGCGCTGGCACTCTTGGTGGCGGTGGAATTTTTTGGCGCAGTCGGCATGGGCGCGCAGCGTTGGATCGATCTGGGCTTCATTCGGCTGCAGCCGTCAGAGTTGATGAAGATCACCCTCGTGATGGTGCTGGCCGCCTATTATGATTGGCTGTCGCTCGCGCGCACGTCCAAGCCCGCTTTCGTGCTGATCCCTGTTGCGCTGATCATGATGCCAGTCTTTTTGGTGCTCAAGCAGCCTGATCTTGGTACGTCCATATTGCTCTTGGTGGCAGGGGCCATCATGATGTTTCTGGCAGGTGTGCATTGGGCCTATTTCGCCGCCGTTCTGGCAGCTGGCATCGGCCTTATCACGGCGGTGTTTCAAAGCCGTGGCACCGATTGGCAGCTTCTGGCGGATTACCAATATCGCCGAATTGATACGTTCCTTGATCCCTCCACCGATCCTTTGGGAGCGGGCTATCACATCACCCAATCCAAGATCGCGCTGGGGTCGGGCGGCTGGACCGGGCGGGGCTTCATGCAAGGCACGCAGAGCCGGTTGAACTTTCTGCCCGAAAAGCACACCGATTTCATTTTCACCACCCTGGCCGAGGAGTTCGGGTTTCTCGGCGCGATCTCCCTGCTGGCGCTTTATGGGCTTATCATTGTCTTCTGCGTCGCCTCCGCCATGGCCAATCGCGACAGGTTTTCCTCGCTGATGATTTTGGGGGTGGCGGCTACGTTTTTTCTCTTTTTCGCGGTCAATATATCGATGGTGATGGGCCTCGCGCCCGTGGTCGGTGTGCCACTGCCTTTGGTCAGCTACGGTGGCTCGGCCATGTTGATCCTAATGATCGGCTTTGGCCTCGTGCAAAGCGCCCATGTCCACCGTCCGAGGTAG
- the mrdA gene encoding penicillin-binding protein 2 has translation MRRPTRDTALSHRKISRRGLILGAAQGGFVGLLVWRMRHLQVEEADQFRLLAEENRIKIRLIPPARGQIFDRNGLVVAENVPSYRIMIEQEEADDIDDLIERLGRIVALDPEEIERAREEMRRSRLHPVTLADRVTWDEVSRVAVNAPALPGVRPEVGLSRRYPMLEEYAHLVGYVGPVSDYDLERIEAPDQLLRIPRFQIGKIGLEQRREDMLRGKAGSMRVEQNAAGRVMRELDRREGEPGSDIQITTDSHLQSYIHARLNGKSAAVVVMDCETGDVLSTVSAPGFDPNLFVRGISVADYNALLENKYRPLPNKSVQGIYPPGSTFKMITALAALENGIAVPDDTVYCPGHLEVSGHRFHCWKRAGHGNVDLNKSLQESCDVYYYEMALRTGIEKIAEMAQRLGLGVQHDLPMTSVASGLIPNREWKRETRGEEWRIGDSVNASIGQGYVLSSPLQLAVMTARLATGRRVTPRLIKSIDGVETPTGHGEDLGLNENNLRQIRRAMYDTVNTRRGTAYGSRIIADGMRMAGKTGTSQVRNITTAERAAGVRRNEDLPWERRDHALYVNYAPYDNPKIAVAVIVEHGGGGSTAAAPIARDVTLQALYGEDPPLEAYPAKDRANIKALQARLRDARPDYHAEARDRA, from the coding sequence ATGAGACGCCCCACACGTGACACGGCCCTGAGCCACCGCAAAATCTCCCGCCGGGGTCTCATCCTCGGGGCGGCGCAGGGCGGGTTTGTCGGGCTCTTGGTCTGGCGGATGCGACATTTGCAGGTCGAGGAGGCCGATCAATTCCGGCTTCTCGCCGAAGAGAACCGCATCAAGATCCGGCTCATCCCGCCTGCGCGTGGGCAGATTTTTGATCGCAACGGCCTTGTCGTGGCCGAAAACGTGCCAAGCTACCGGATCATGATTGAGCAGGAAGAAGCCGACGATATCGATGACCTGATCGAACGGTTGGGCCGGATAGTGGCCCTCGACCCCGAAGAGATTGAGCGCGCACGCGAAGAGATGCGTCGCTCGCGGCTGCACCCGGTCACACTGGCGGACCGTGTCACGTGGGACGAGGTCAGCCGCGTCGCAGTAAACGCCCCCGCCCTGCCCGGTGTCCGGCCCGAAGTGGGTCTTTCGCGGCGTTATCCGATGCTGGAGGAATACGCGCATCTTGTGGGCTATGTGGGCCCGGTCAGCGATTATGATCTTGAGCGGATTGAGGCCCCGGATCAGCTTTTGCGCATCCCGCGCTTTCAAATCGGCAAGATCGGTCTTGAGCAGCGCCGTGAAGACATGCTGCGCGGCAAGGCAGGCAGCATGCGCGTGGAGCAAAACGCCGCGGGCCGTGTGATGCGCGAGCTTGACCGCCGTGAGGGCGAGCCGGGTAGCGATATCCAGATAACCACCGACAGCCATCTGCAATCCTACATTCATGCGCGCCTGAACGGCAAAAGCGCCGCCGTGGTGGTGATGGATTGCGAGACGGGCGATGTTCTCTCAACGGTCTCGGCGCCGGGGTTTGATCCGAACCTTTTCGTGCGCGGGATCTCTGTCGCCGATTACAACGCCCTTTTGGAAAACAAATACCGCCCGCTGCCCAACAAATCGGTGCAGGGCATCTACCCGCCCGGCTCCACCTTCAAGATGATCACAGCACTTGCTGCGTTGGAAAACGGCATCGCCGTTCCCGATGACACGGTGTATTGCCCAGGCCACCTGGAGGTCAGCGGCCACAGATTCCACTGCTGGAAACGCGCAGGCCACGGCAATGTGGATTTGAACAAATCGCTGCAAGAAAGCTGTGATGTTTACTACTATGAGATGGCTCTGCGAACGGGAATCGAGAAAATCGCGGAGATGGCCCAGCGCCTTGGCCTTGGGGTCCAGCATGACCTGCCGATGACCTCCGTGGCCAGCGGTCTCATTCCCAACCGCGAGTGGAAACGCGAGACGCGCGGCGAAGAATGGCGCATCGGCGATAGCGTGAACGCCTCTATCGGGCAGGGCTATGTGCTAAGCTCGCCCTTGCAACTGGCCGTGATGACTGCGCGCCTTGCCACTGGACGCCGCGTGACACCCCGCCTGATCAAATCCATCGACGGGGTGGAGACACCCACCGGCCATGGCGAGGATCTCGGCCTCAACGAGAACAACCTACGCCAGATTCGCCGCGCGATGTATGATACCGTCAACACAAGGCGCGGCACGGCCTATGGCAGCCGCATTATCGCCGATGGGATGCGCATGGCGGGCAAAACCGGCACCAGCCAAGTGCGCAATATCACCACAGCCGAACGCGCCGCCGGTGTGCGCCGCAACGAAGATCTGCCGTGGGAGCGCCGAGACCACGCGCTTTACGTGAATTACGCGCCCTACGATAATCCCAAGATCGCCGTGGCGGTGATCGTGGAGCATGGCGGTGGCGGTTCAACGGCGGCAGCCCCCATCGCGCGCGACGTCACGCTTCAGGCGCTTTACGGCGAAGATCCGCCGTTGGAGGCCTATCCGGCCAAGGACCGTGCAAACATCAAGGCCTTGCAGGCCCGCCTGCGCGACGCGCGGCCCGATTACCACGCAGAGGCGCGTGACCGCGCATGA
- a CDS encoding rod shape-determining protein MreD yields MVEHRGTYLWSMRALFALLCMGIIFWRLLPLDMLPRGWAGPDLIAALAFAWVLRRPELAPPLLIGLIVLLADLLFQRPPGLWAALVVLGAEALRSRAADLRDMGFGPEWLTVASVLVIMTLAERLILAILLVDQAPLVLSLMQMGATIVAYPFVVMASALLARVRKIRPGDDSSMGQRT; encoded by the coding sequence ATGGTTGAGCATCGCGGTACATATCTGTGGTCCATGCGCGCGCTGTTCGCCCTTCTCTGCATGGGTATAATCTTCTGGCGGCTTTTGCCCTTGGACATGCTGCCGCGCGGCTGGGCAGGTCCCGATCTGATCGCTGCCCTTGCCTTTGCGTGGGTTCTGCGCCGCCCTGAACTTGCGCCGCCCCTCTTGATTGGTCTCATCGTGTTGCTGGCGGATCTCTTGTTTCAACGCCCGCCCGGTCTCTGGGCGGCCCTTGTCGTGCTGGGGGCCGAGGCCTTGCGCAGCCGGGCGGCAGATCTGCGCGATATGGGCTTTGGCCCGGAATGGCTGACCGTGGCGAGCGTCCTTGTGATCATGACATTGGCCGAACGGCTTATCCTTGCTATCTTGCTGGTGGATCAAGCCCCTCTGGTGCTGAGCCTGATGCAGATGGGTGCGACGATTGTGGCCTATCCTTTTGTGGTCATGGCGTCCGCCCTTCTGGCGCGGGTGCGCAAGATCCGGCCTGGCGATGACAGCAGCATGGGACAGCGCACATGA
- the mreC gene encoding rod shape-determining protein MreC: protein MARDRRQSDDYTGPLKRLLLGVVLLCLLGVFLLWRIDSPRVERFRAQVVDTVVPNFDWAMAPVTGMVNILRDFQSYERLYDQNRELRRELQQMTQWKEAALQLEQENARLLDLNNVRLDPRMTFITGVVRADSGSPFRQSVLLNVGARDGIKDGWAAMDGLGLVGRISGVGDNSARVILLTDTSSRIPVTVQPSGQTALVLGDNTAAPPVDFVENAGSVRPGDRVITSGDGGVFPPGLLVGQIALDPGGRMRLRLAADYEQLEFLRVLRDLGGETIETPGALIETAPPTPPADVVEEGAQASEEGAPTDG from the coding sequence TTGGCACGGGACCGACGACAGAGCGATGACTATACTGGCCCTCTGAAACGCTTGCTTTTGGGGGTAGTGCTGTTGTGCCTTCTGGGGGTTTTCCTGCTCTGGCGTATCGACAGCCCACGGGTTGAGCGGTTTCGCGCGCAGGTGGTTGATACGGTCGTGCCTAATTTTGACTGGGCCATGGCGCCGGTGACGGGGATGGTGAACATCCTGCGCGATTTCCAAAGCTATGAGCGGCTCTATGATCAGAACCGCGAGCTGCGCCGCGAATTGCAGCAAATGACCCAATGGAAGGAAGCCGCCCTGCAATTGGAGCAGGAAAACGCCCGCCTTCTGGATCTCAACAATGTGCGGCTTGATCCGAGGATGACGTTCATCACCGGGGTCGTGCGCGCTGATAGCGGATCGCCGTTTCGGCAATCGGTGCTGTTGAATGTGGGCGCGCGCGACGGCATCAAGGATGGCTGGGCCGCGATGGACGGCCTCGGTCTTGTCGGGCGGATCTCGGGCGTAGGGGATAATTCGGCGCGGGTCATTCTGCTGACCGATACGTCCAGCCGCATCCCCGTGACGGTGCAGCCCTCGGGGCAGACCGCCCTCGTGCTCGGCGATAACACAGCCGCGCCACCTGTCGATTTCGTCGAGAACGCGGGGAGCGTGCGCCCCGGCGACCGTGTGATCACCTCAGGCGATGGCGGCGTTTTTCCTCCGGGGCTTTTGGTCGGGCAAATCGCCCTCGACCCCGGCGGACGGATGCGGCTGCGCCTTGCCGCAGATTACGAGCAGTTGGAATTTCTGCGCGTCCTGCGCGATCTGGGTGGTGAGACGATCGAAACCCCCGGCGCGCTGATCGAGACCGCGCCGCCCACGCCACCTGCTGATGTGGTTGAGGAGGGCGCGCAAGCGTCTGAAGAGGGGGCGCCGACCGATGGTTGA
- a CDS encoding rod shape-determining protein: MSILSRIPGLFTQDMAIDLGTANTLVYVKGRGVILSEPSVVAYHVKDGVRKVLAVGEDAKLMLGRTPGSIEAIRPMREGVIADFDTAEAMIKHFIRKVHKRTTFSKPKIIVCVPHGATPVEKRAIRQSVLSAGARKAGLIAEPIAAAIGAGMPITDPTGNMVVDIGGGTTEVAVLSLGDIVYARSVRVGGDRMDEAIINYLRRQQNLLVGESTAERIKTSIGTARMPDDGRGTSMKIRGRDLLNGVPKETEINQAQVAEALAEPVQQICEAVMTALEATPPDLAADIVDRGVMLTGGGALLGDLDLALREQTGLAVSIADESLNCVALGTGKALEFEKQLRHAIDYDS; encoded by the coding sequence ATGTCGATATTGTCAAGAATTCCCGGCCTATTCACGCAGGATATGGCGATCGACCTCGGCACAGCAAACACGCTGGTCTACGTCAAAGGCCGCGGCGTGATCCTGAGCGAACCTTCCGTCGTGGCCTACCACGTCAAGGACGGTGTTCGTAAAGTCTTGGCCGTGGGCGAAGACGCGAAGCTTATGCTGGGCCGCACCCCCGGCAGCATCGAGGCGATCCGCCCGATGCGCGAAGGCGTGATCGCGGATTTCGACACCGCCGAAGCGATGATCAAGCATTTCATCCGCAAAGTTCACAAACGCACCACATTTTCCAAGCCCAAGATCATCGTTTGCGTGCCGCATGGTGCCACCCCGGTCGAGAAACGCGCGATCCGCCAATCGGTGCTCAGTGCGGGTGCGCGCAAGGCCGGCCTGATTGCCGAGCCAATCGCGGCGGCCATTGGCGCGGGCATGCCGATCACCGATCCCACCGGCAACATGGTCGTGGATATTGGCGGCGGGACCACGGAAGTGGCTGTTCTAAGCCTTGGTGATATCGTCTATGCCCGCTCGGTCCGGGTGGGGGGCGACCGCATGGATGAGGCGATCATCAATTATCTGCGCCGTCAGCAAAATCTTTTGGTGGGCGAATCGACCGCCGAGCGGATCAAGACCTCCATTGGCACGGCACGTATGCCAGACGATGGACGCGGCACCTCGATGAAAATCCGTGGGCGCGATCTGCTCAATGGTGTGCCAAAAGAAACCGAGATCAATCAGGCGCAAGTTGCCGAGGCCTTGGCCGAACCCGTGCAGCAGATTTGCGAGGCGGTGATGACCGCGCTGGAGGCGACACCGCCGGATCTGGCCGCTGATATCGTGGACCGGGGCGTTATGCTGACTGGGGGTGGCGCACTTCTGGGCGATCTTGATCTGGCACTGCGCGAGCAGACAGGTCTGGCCGTGTCTATCGCCGACGAATCGCTCAATTGCGTGGCCCTTGGCACCGGCAAAGCGCTGGAGTTTGAAAAACAACTGCGCCACGCGATTGATTACGACAGCTAA